Below is a genomic region from Candidatus Tanganyikabacteria bacterium.
TGGTCGCCTCGCCGTCGCCTGCCCAGTGGCGGGTGCGCACGCCGCACAGGCGCAGGATGTCCTCTACGGAAAGCGGCGCGCCGGCATCCATGAGGTCCTGGTTGCTCACCACCCGGGCGGGCAGGTACGACCCAGTGGTCAGGATCCGCACGCCCCGCGGCCGGTAGATCTTCAAGCGGGGCCGGCCTCGCAGACGCCCCGGCGCGCCAGGAATGCGCAGATGTTTGCGACGCTGCCCAGATTCTCGGGCACCACGTCCCGCGGCCCGATCCGCACTCCCAGCCGGTCTTCCAGCGCCTCGACCAGCATGACCACGCCCAGCGAATCCAGGTCCAGCGCCGCCTCGTCGCCTGCCGGCGCCGGGCCGAGGCCGGCGACGATCTCGCGGACGGTGATGCTCAGCATGCCTCGGCCTGCTCGCCCGCGAGTTCGCGCAGGAGCGCCACGTCCAGCTTGCCGTTGAGGGAACGCGGCAGGGCGGGCAGGCCCACGATGCGGCTCGGCCGCTTGGCGGGCGGCAGCCAGGCGCGGAGCAGATCCTGGACGCGCCCGGCGATGCCATCCTCCCCCGCCACGAACGCCACCAGGCGCATGCCGAGCCGATCGTCGGGCAGGGCCACCA
It encodes:
- a CDS encoding acyl carrier protein, which encodes MLSITVREIVAGLGPAPAGDEAALDLDSLGVVMLVEALEDRLGVRIGPRDVVPENLGSVANICAFLARRGVCEAGPA